The genomic segment GTGAAATGTCCGACATTTAACAAGTTACGACTTGTTAAGCTACTTGACTTCAGGTACACCTCCACTCCCGCATGTCACTAAAAATACCAGCTGCACGTTAGTTTGGTTGCCAAGGAGATGCAGCTCTGCCCAATCGCCTGAGATGACTAGTGAGATGTTCAATTAGTGAGATGCTCAGTCACATTTGAAGAATGAAAAGAGTGTGACAGGAAAGATCAGCATACTAGTGGCAATTGGTGGGAAGACAGGACGATTaaacccttaaatggataaagctgtagacgatggatggatggacaggaCGACTTAATCAGAGGAAGACATGTGAAAATTGCTGTGACCGTGGAATCCTCTCCACGAGACAGATTCTCAAATGAATACCTCTGAACATTTGGCGTCAGGTAGTGAAGGAAATGTGaatgaaggggaaagaaaaaaaaaccacacacactcaccccctCAGACTTCTCAACTCTGTTCTCCGCTCCCTCGCCGAGGTGACAGAAACATCCGGCCCGGCTCCGTCTGCGCTCCCTCTCACTCCCCATCAGACAGCGACAGTGATGGAGGATGTTGGCCGTCACACTGACCTCTGTCAGTCTTTATGATCCGACCCCAGCGGTCAGACACAactgtgagcacacacacacacgcacacttcttCCTTAATCCATTGGTATAAATCCAAAACAGACAACTCTGctccatctgttttcattttgattcctAGACTTATTTTTGATCCATTTTCATTCATCTCCCCTCTCCTTATCAGCTCCCTCGTCCGACAACTTCAGCCTGCAAAAGCATGCAGCTCTGTTTTGATGTGTAAATGGCCACAAGTGATCTTGACAAGGTGAATAATTGTGGCAAATACACAATATTACATCCACAACATTGCTCTGCACTGCCATAGGTGGGCAGAGGTCGTGACCCCACAAGAGGGGCCGTGAGAGAATAGGTTATTTAATAAATGCAGTCAGCTGCAGTCACTTTACTGCAAAAAGGATTTTATGTTGTCGCCGGCGGATAATGTGTCACGTCAAAATGCATCATATCCTAATTAATTTGGAGGCCgttgaatatttttgatttcatttttcatacgGTACTGTCAGTTTTCACAGTGGTGTGGCTGAGTTTGCTTTCATGCCACTACCGCCTGGAACCTTGAGAGGAAATTAATTTATTCtgtaaagttatttaaaaaaaataacttatttaaaagttatttaaaaaaaataactttacatttgcatttcacCTCTTCCTTAGCAACTGTAGAAGTAGCCCTGGTTACGATTCCCTGTTCGGATCCTTAGGAGctaaatatattacattttattaaagaGCATTTTCGTTTGTGACGAAGAAAAACCTCATGAAAAATGTACACCATCTCATTGTCACTACGTTTAAAAATCTGCTTTCATCTTTCCTTTCATGACCATTGAATTATTATCATCTATTTGAACGATAAAATCAGACAATTTGGTTTTAACATTCTATTTTTTGATTTCTAACGCTGCTCTAGTTGCTTCAAGTCTAATTCACCGCAGCTTGACAGTTTTATAGGATGTatactgacagaaacacagaatccTTGACCTGGTACAGTTTCAGACTGAAAAGGATGCATTCAGGCACAGTCTGAAAAAGTCAGAATGGTGTGATGCCCTTCGCACAaagtgaaaagaggaagaggagaggatggagagagaaagtgtgcacgtgtgtgtgtctgaaaaacagagaTGGAGATAGACTACGTGAACAAGTGTCATAAAAGTATGACTGAGCATGAATGTACCCACAGTGTTtcagaaataagaaaaagggCATAgttgaagcatttttttaagtgtattcATAATTCATATACATATTGACAGGTTTCTAATACAGCATGGTTTTGATAGTGTAACTGtcttctcagttttttttttttttacaagaataacaataaaaaatgataaagacAACACCATGTACGACTCACTTTTAGATTTTATGGCAATGCTTCTTTTGAATGGATTTTGCATCTCTCGATCATATCGCTGTGTCGCTTCAGAAAGGAACCGTTCAAAAGCACTTGGTTCGGCTCTCTGCCTTCTCAGGCCAGTGCGGTTGGCCAATCACAGCCACTCGCAtgacacccccccacccctcccctccccccaatGTTCTCAGctcccaaaaaatgtttcatcgCTGTCCGAGGGACCGACACCGGTCAGTCAAATGTAACTTCCTATGTAGAACATACACGCGTGTGCACCCAGTACACAGTTCCACGACAATGAAAAACGCTTTAGTGTCCTTTCACCTTCATCTTCCACTCAGCTCGGTTAAAGATGGCAGACGCGCATTAGTCCATAGTGTTATCTCCTCCTCTTACAAGgctctgtccttctcttttgCACATTACAAACATTTTGTACTTGAAAAATAAGACTGTCCATCTGATTTTTCATGAATACTATCTGTACCGTAAAAACCCCCAGTGATGAAAAATAAGAACACTTTTCAAAAGGACCAAAATGGAATCAAAGACCCAGATAtcggctttttttttcattttctctcgctctccctcactcacacacacacacacacacacacacacacacacacacacacacacacacacacacttctcactcATACACATGACTTTTGAAAGGCAACAGATGTCCGTTCTCCAAGGCAATAATGTCTTTGTGGCAAACTCAACCCTGACAATCCAGACAACCCTctggctcctccctctccaggaatgaaagaaaagaaaaaaatccaatttttgTGTTGACTGACTAAAAAGTGAGATAcatccatttcattttgatgagtAAATACTAATGAggatacaaaataataatgaggaCTAAAATAATAACTGTGATCGTCCTAATATCATGAGATAAAATACTACTTGCGAGAGGATACAACAGTCTCGCCTCGTCTCTGCTGGGTTTGACACCCAGCTTGCTCCCGATATGCTTCTccaaagcaaacaaaagaaaacctgaaacaaaaaagaaggtaaATGATGATACAGATGATGATAAACAGGTGTTAAACACTTTTGAGGGTGTCTGAGGAAAATCAAAGTAAGCCCAGGGAGGAAattgttcttttgttcttcaAAGTTCCTTTAGTTCCTCCGTCAGTCTTGACATCTCATTTTATTCCACTCAACGttcgtagttttttttttcttttgcttgtagCTCTGTTCCTCTATGTTgcatgtccatgtttttttcttttcttctgcttttaagTAAAGAGCAATAAttctctcagaaaaaaaagaaagtttcttTTCCCCATtgtcttaaatgtaaataatgctGATTCCTGTGGAGAAATTGTACATTCCCTTTTGTTGCTCTCCGTCACAGATGCCAGTCCTGTCCTTTCACATTTGGGGCTgcttcaaaaacatttctcagtCTTCGGTGTCCAAACTAACctaagaaaggaaaaacaaataaaatggaggTGAGCATCAACACTATTTTCAcatgtagcattttttttttttaaatatagacaACCTCTGTGAAGACTCTTTTACACTGGAATAATAGGCACAGAACCTATTATCAATATTGGTTAATATGCCAGACAAGCAAAGTGAAAGTCCCTCAACCCTCACATATTGAGGCCTGCACCCAATTTACTCATTTGTTTCCAATTCACTGATATTTGAATAAATACTTTGCTAATCAAACAGCAGTTACTAGGTAAATTTCAGTTACATCAGACATCTACACGGTTTTAGTTATGAATATACCATTATAGAGTAAGTTCCTAAATCCACAGTACACCGACATTATTATTACTTTACGGTACATTTGAGCACATCTTGAAGAAATAATTATTACTCCCTTTCACTGTGCAAAAAGATGGTTATGtgttaaaatgattaaataagaAAGCTgttatttaaatcaaaactgGAAAGcatacatgcacaaaaacatacaacGGAGCGTAAACTTACAGCTCCCAGACTCCGgtgtctcttcttcctctccagttctctcagcctctctctgaatGCTCCAGGTACACTGACTTGGCTGGCCGGATACTCTGGGTAGActgagggagagacggagagaaagaacatTGCTGGGCCACTGTACGGTTGTGTTTGAAAGACATCAAGCACTGTTATTTGATATATCTGTATTTTAGCCTAAATTGTCTTCAGAAACATTATGGAAACCAACCTCTCCTTCTTTACCTTGTGCTTCGGACACCGCAGTGAGAAGTTATCTTCGTTCAGAGAGCAATctgggaaggaggagagaaacgtTCACTACGGTGCAActgcaacatttgtgttttacgCCAACTCTCTGTTTTAATCTCACCTGCTTCAATAGCACACAGGTAGTGATAGCGAAGTGTACAGCCCTTGCTGTAGCAGCCCAGTGTTGAGCCGACCATCTCGCAGTAGGAGCAGCTCTGAGCACAGAGAATGGTAAAGAAGAAATCAATACATCTGAAAACTGTACTAGACAGTGAAGAAGAGCTGAGGGTCTggcaaaatgataaaaatcaataaacacatCCTACCATTCCACTGAAACGTCTGATCTACAGTAAACCCCAGAATTCATAAACTGCCTTTTTTCACAGTTAGTCAACAGCAGAAATATgaaggggggagggaaaaacaaagacactcACTGTTTCTCTGGCGCCATCTAGTGCCTCCTGCAGGCCATAAAGCCTCCCGTTGACGAGGTACACTCCACTGGTCCACACTATGCAGCCTTCGTGCACCCACAGCTCCTCTGGGTCCATGGGCATCTGCGGGAGCTGGGCGAGTTGAGCCAAGGGTCCCAGGGAGTCCAGGgctgggggagggggctggAAGGGCAGCGACGCCTTGCTGTTGGACGGCACCATCCGGGGAGAATCCTCGCTGGATTTGTGCCTCCTCTTGAAGCGGGGATGCGAGGTCAGCTTTCTGTGCTGAGGGCGCTGCTGAGCCTCGTCGGtcggcagctgcagctgttgcgGCGCCCGCTGCTGGTCGATCTCCAGGTCCGGCTCTCGCTTGAGCTCAGGGATCGGCCGGATGTCTAGATTCATGTCCCAGGTTAGATATGTTGTTttactggtggtggtggtggaggaggagtaggaggaggcgGTGTTACTCAGCTCGCCAGCCACGTGCAtcatcatttcctctctgccgGCTGGTGAGGCAGTTCTAATTGGAGTGCTGAGACATGTTGGGTTTGAGTCGAGGCTGATGGCGTAGTCGCTCTCGACCGAGGGCTTGGTAAACTGAGCCTCTTGTTGCGTTTGTGGGTCTTGGACCGTACTCGTGTCTGAATTTGGTCCCGTTTTGTTTGGGCCTGTGGTTGCTTGACACTGTCGGACCTGGGGCTGGTTCTTGGGGAGCTTTGCCGCATAATCGGCCGGATAGAAAGGCCCATAGAGGTCTCCGAGGTGCTTGTAATTTGCCCATTTCTGACACAGGCAACAGAGCAGGCGGCCAGAGTGATTGGTCTCTGTGATCACAGGCCCTGAAACAACATAGCCAGACGAGGGAAGTGCTTTTCCCGACTGAAGTGCAGTTTCCACCTCGTCCGTCTTCCTTTTCtcagactctctgtctctcctagATAACTGGGAGGAAAGCGCTGAGGTCAGGAGAGAATCAATTCCACTCCCGCCTGCTTTCCCTCCGACTGCACTACGCTCTcctttcatcttctcctcctcggcATTCACAATGGTGCACACCGCCCCAATCTCTGGTACTTTGTTTTCCACATGTATGTGTGGCACAAACAGGCCTTTTCTATTTGGGTCCAAGAATACTCTGTTTGTGCCAGGACTACCTCCTGCCCCTAAATGTGTCTCTGGGTCATCTTTGGCCAGTGatggcgccgccgccgccgctgcagcccctctcctcctcctcctctgacgcCCTCTTGCTTCTTGCGACTCGTCTTCATTTTTGACACCTCTGCGTCTCCGTCGCACAGGTTTGACCTCAGTCTCTGGCTGCGTGTCCTCACTCTCAACATCCACTTTCACTACCTGGGTTAAAATGGGGGGGgccagagggggagagatgtcATTGTCTGACAGTGGAGGCGCTGGCGGGTCCGGTGTGCTGCTGGTAGTCTGCTCCGTCTGTGGAGTTGGATCAGCTGCTGTATCTAGAGTGGGTGGGGCTGAAATAGCACTCAGAGTTGTGTTCTGTGTCTGGACTTGGGGCTGGGCCTGCGCCGGTGTTTGGGCCTGGTTCTGGGCCCGCTTTTGTTTATTCACACTGCCTACAGGCCTGCCCTTCTTCTTGCCAGATGGGAAATAGCCTTTAGGCACAGAACTGTCTTGAAGCTTAGAATCTTGTGGCGACAGACTGGACCTCCCGGAGGACATCTGATGTCTGTTCAGCATGTGCCCTTGGCCGTGGTGGGGCGGGGTGGTTCCGTAGTAGTCGCTCCCCGGGTAATCGTCGAATCCCATGCCAGATTCTTGAAGTTTCTGTCGGAGAAGGTTGGCCGCAgactgctctcctctcctcgtctcaaGCTGCTGGTAAGTGTTGGTGAAATGTTGAATGTCTGACAGGGCTGAGGAGGACGGAGGTGGGGAACCCTGGACCGGACGAGGGAGAGGCGGGGGAGGGGGCAAGGGTCCGAGCAAAGCAAAGTCCTCCTTGTCATCAGATGCTGATGCCACGGCGGCCCCTAATCCAAAGTCAAAGTCCTTTTGTTTGAGGGCCTGGGGATCACATGGGAAGGCAGATGGAGGTAAAGGTCCAGTCTCATCAACTCCTCTGAAGGGAATCAGGTTGTTTAATGAGTGACTCTCATCCATGTAACTATCACTCCCTACTGCAACTCGAGGGAAATGTGCCAAGTCTTGGTCCTGTGAATCATTAAATGGAGGTATTTCTGAGTGAGAGAAGCCTGCGTAATGATTTGACTCATCCTCAGCATGGCCTGCTGGCTTTTTAATATTTGGCGTGATTTTCTGCACTATTGCCTCCAGTTTTAACCCTCGCCCTTTCCTCTGAGGCACGACCTTGGTGTTGCCACTTGATGGAGATAGAGGCTGTGAATAAGTGTTCTCTCCGGGCATAGGGGAGGAAAGCCTGGGACATGGGACATCTGAACTAGAGTCCTCTTCATTGTGGTGGCTAAACTCGGACAGAGCCCCGGGGGAGTGATGTGAATTTGTGGCAGCACGCTGCTGAGATGCATCCTGGAGTTGCCTTTTTGCAGGAATAGGAGAGATAAAAGAACGAACTCTCCTTCTCAATATTAATGGGTTGGTGTCTCCCGAACCCCCGGCTTTAGTCTGACGCACCGATGGCGGAGCGGAGGTAACGTCAGCAAGGGGCTTAGTggagcagggtggaggaggtgggcagGGATGTTTGGCTTCCTCCGAGGCTCCTCGGGAGACCTCGGCTTCAGCAGCATTTTGGCCGTGTGTCAGTTGTTGAAGAGCAGGGCCGTGTGAAGCCActggagcagggggagggggtggaggtggtggaggaggcggcggcggctgtgTTCTGTAGTAGGAGTCTCCCTCCATCATTCTGGGGCCCTCTCTTCCTGGGTGCGTCGACTCCCACATTTTCATGTCAAAGTAAGTGCTTTGATGATGCAGGGACGTTTTGGTTGCGTGTTGTTCACCGGCCATGTCAGGTTGGGAGATCATCCTCAGCCTCTGCTCTGCTTGGCTGACCTTGTGTCTGCCAGGAGACAACACCGGCTGCATCATCATCTCCTTAGATGGCCTGCTCATCGCCTTAACCCAGTCACTCATCTCATGCGGGTGATGAGGGAGGCCACGGGGGTGAGGATACATCTGAAGCTTGTTTGTGGACTGAGCCAGGTGGGGCAAGTTGTGGTACGGATGGTGGGAGGGAAAATGGGGGTTGGTGCGTGGCATGATATTGCCTTCTCTCGTATCTCCGTATCGATATCCAGGGAAACTGCCCCCACTGCCAGCTGATAAATCAACACTGTGAAGATAGGCCTGATGCCTTGAGGGTGAAGATAAAGGATTTGTGCTCAGAGGGTGAGAAGGCAAGGGGGACATGTCTACACTACCTCGCCTGTAGGGGTCAGCATTCATTACTACAGATGGATGAACAGACTTGGGATGATACTCCATGTCCGCCTCATTAGCTCCACCTCTGCCATGACGATCAGTTTGTAAATTCACAGCATCTTGGCCAGCCTCTTTAGATGCCGTTTCGATTTTCACCACTTGTTTCTCCCCCGCTTCTTTTTTACTCAGATCATTGGCTGCTGCTACTGGGGAAGAAAACGGCTGTTGAATCACAGAGGCTCCACTCTGACTTTTCTCCCGCTCTCGTTCTCGGTCGCATTCCCTGTCCCGCTCTGGCGTGCTGCGCCGGTTTGGCGACACATCACAGATGACAGAGCGCCGCTCTGATGGGGCTAATATGGAGCCTGATGGTTTTTGTGACTCTGTTTGACCAATGCTGCCCGTCAGCGGCTCTGGCTCTTGCAAAAGGAGCTCCTGAACAGCAGAGGACGGAGTGGACACATTAGATAACACTTTTCTCTGTGGCAGGGAATAGTCAGCTAAGTTTATATGTTTGGTTGGGGGTTGCTGAGACTCTGTACCCTGTGGTAAATTACTCTGGGACACACCCAATTCAGGTTTGTCagcattttgcaaaatgtttgCATTGGACACTTCTGACTTCACTGAGGTTTGGGGATCTGTGGTGAAATCAGGCTCACTTCCATGCCTCAGGTTTGAATGCGAGGGCTTTCCAGAGCTGCCCATGTGGGCAGAATGAGCCAAAGCCTCAGCTACTCCGCTCTGCATCCTCATATTTTCAGTCATGCCGTACGGGTTTCTGCTTTGAAACTGTTGTTGAACTTGGAGATGGGCAGGAAATGCCTGCTCTGGTCTGCCATAACGTCTATCTAAATTATAACCTTGAAGGACCTCTTGTAAAAGGCTGGGAAACTGCTGCATTTGTGAATTATCCTCATGAACTTTACCTCCCGCTCCTTGTCCTCTCTTTACCAAAGCCTCTGCTACAGAACCGCCCTCTTTGGGCTGCACGGGGCCATAGCCAGTTTGTGATTGCTGGAACCCTAAGTATCTGGAATTTGATTCCATTACACTCGCAGCACcagccctccctctctttttcattgATAAATCTGAGCCATATGTTGATTCTGGGTAGCCATATTTATGTGGCCCAGAGTGGGGGGGATTTTGAGGCCGTCCAAAGTTGGATTTCTGGGAGGAGTACAGACTCAGATCGACTCCCTCCTCCCCGTTATGACTGCTTGACTCTCTTAAGTAGGAATGTGACTGTTTCTCTTCAATACAGTTGTCTTGAGGGTGCTTGCTTTTTTCAGCATGACTTCCCTCAGATCTAGCTGAAACAATCACACCAACGCCACTGGCACTTTGCTGTTCTTCAGATGTGTGCTTTGCTTCCCTCTCATTATTGTGTAATCTGGATGCAGAGTGCAACTTATTTTCTTTGTCCTGACCATTTTGTGTATTGACGTCCAGCTCTCGCTGCATCTGGCTactgcttctctctttttttccagctgcaacttcactttcatttctgATGACTTCATTTTTAACCTCTGCCGTCTTCCTGTGTCCACCTCTGTCATTATGTGTTAAACCAGGCTCTGAGACACAATTTGGCTTGGGAGGTGGAATGCTGGTGGAGGGGGACGAGGAAACTGGAGGCGTTGAATGTGCAATTGGGCCAGTCTCTAATGACTGACATCCAAAGGATGGAGATGTTGATGAGGAAGGAACACGAGCTTCATTTGCTTTTGCAACACTTGGATCTTTTGACGGGGAATCTAAGCTGACCGTTTTAACGTTTGATGCTTGTGGAGGGTGATAGCCAGTTGGTTCAGATCCATTGCTTGCACCACTCATCTGCCTCACTCTCCCATGTTCCCGCTCAGAAAACTGATCCTCGCGTTCCACCTTGGTCCCTGTTGAGCCTCCTACTGACATAAAGTCTTCATCAGCACCTGCATCTAGGATGGCACCATCAGCACTACCTGCTGCACTTCCATCTTTGACTGTGCCAGTACTCGAGGCTGCACTTGCATTTCGACTCCTTGGTTGTGAGGGGGGCATGCTATGTGTTGCCTGTTGCATCTGTCCGccatctctcttcttctgtgaaAGCACCGTGTCAGTGAGGAGCATGTGCTGAATTGTGTTTGGTAAATTGGCTACTTGTGAGCTCAAGGCATTAAGACTATTCAGGCCGGCATCCTGCATTTTATCAAGCGGAGAAGATGAATAAAGGGAGGTTCCTTCCTCTCGGGATCCACTGCCTGCGCCTAGGCCCATTTTGTTGCGGCCTGATGGAGGGAGACTGCTGCCTCCGACTGAACTCATGCTGTGAGCTTTATGACTGCCACTGCTTCCACAACTACTGATGCTGCTATTTGAGTTGGGAGTGGGACTTAACTGAGGCATAGTCTGCAGTAATCTGCCATGACCGTGGCTGCTACGGGGGTGTGATGTAGGAGGATGTGAAGGACCATGACCTGAGGGGTTTCCATGTGCCTCTGGGACACCCAtcaaaggggaaggagaggagctaCAGCTGGGGGAATGCACTGCTGAGGCAGCTGGAGAGGGGTTAGATATCGGGCTAAAGTTTTGGTTGATTTGGGTTTGCTGAGCATTTGGATGCATTGGGGATTTGGCTATTTCTTGAGATGCTGCTTGAGGTATACTGGGATTGGAGGCTTGGTGATGTTTAGCATATACAGACCCTGGAGACGGGCCCTGGTGCTGCATCTTGAGAGAGTTGTCATAACCGACCCCTAAATTGTGCTGTGAGTTGCGGTGCTGTAGTGTGGCCTGCTTGTGAAGAGAATGTGTCTGTGGGGGAAATCCAGGATAATTTGAAGCATGGTAACTCTGTTGAACATTCTCCATTGGCCCCACATTGTTAGCAGCAACTGAACTAGAGACTGAGTTTGAACTGGAGTTGATGCTGGGAGAACTGTTGACTTTGGGATCAAATCCAGTGCTAGCAGTCCCGTCGAGATATCTCTGCGGAGGGGGGCTGTACATTCCTGATGACCCCGTGGATGCGCCACTCTGTGGGGAGAAGTGTGGGTACTGTGGGGTCATCCTGTGCCCAGAGTGGGGATAGCTCCTATGCTGCTGTCCAAGGTGGACGGTTGGGAAGGTTTGCCCATGCTGGCGGTGCTGCATCTGAGACGCTGGAACTGACTGCATTGCAGGGTTCTGGCTCATATTGTACTGATGTGTAGGAGAGAAGGCTCCAGCACCAGCACCTCCACCTGAACCAGCACCAGAGCCATAGTCTACTG from the Scophthalmus maximus strain ysfricsl-2021 chromosome 17, ASM2237912v1, whole genome shotgun sequence genome contains:
- the tcf20 gene encoding transcription factor 20 isoform X2 gives rise to the protein MQNFPNSPAPTSLPHGFSGRAGGGPPYPPQPADPQISPRMTDDYAGMQQQSLHRGHHHPSQASHMLAYSARNRGAVEPPPTQGNIHSGNSNNLYRKDAMDYYFSMGGKDRHRRGAMGYGPGFGYPNIDGHLPHQYRHAASGSAPSSGLMSPYPVDYGSGAGSGGGAGAGAFSPTHQYNMSQNPAMQSVPASQMQHRQHGQTFPTVHLGQQHRSYPHSGHRMTPQYPHFSPQSGASTGSSGMYSPPPQRYLDGTASTGFDPKVNSSPSINSSSNSVSSSVAANNVGPMENVQQSYHASNYPGFPPQTHSLHKQATLQHRNSQHNLGVGYDNSLKMQHQGPSPGSVYAKHHQASNPSIPQAASQEIAKSPMHPNAQQTQINQNFSPISNPSPAASAVHSPSCSSSPSPLMGVPEAHGNPSGHGPSHPPTSHPRSSHGHGRLLQTMPQLSPTPNSNSSISSCGSSGSHKAHSMSSVGGSSLPPSGRNKMGLGAGSGSREEGTSLYSSSPLDKMQDAGLNSLNALSSQVANLPNTIQHMLLTDTVLSQKKRDGGQMQQATHSMPPSQPRSRNASAASSTGTVKDGSAAGSADGAILDAGADEDFMSVGGSTGTKVEREDQFSEREHGRVRQMSGASNGSEPTGYHPPQASNVKTVSLDSPSKDPSVAKANEARVPSSSTSPSFGCQSLETGPIAHSTPPVSSSPSTSIPPPKPNCVSEPGLTHNDRGGHRKTAEVKNEVIRNESEVAAGKKERSSSQMQRELDVNTQNGQDKENKLHSASRLHNNEREAKHTSEEQQSASGVGVIVSARSEGSHAEKSKHPQDNCIEEKQSHSYLRESSSHNGEEGVDLSLYSSQKSNFGRPQNPPHSGPHKYGYPESTYGSDLSMKKRGRAGAASVMESNSRYLGFQQSQTGYGPVQPKEGGSVAEALVKRGQGAGGKVHEDNSQMQQFPSLLQEVLQGYNLDRRYGRPEQAFPAHLQVQQQFQSRNPYGMTENMRMQSGVAEALAHSAHMGSSGKPSHSNLRHGSEPDFTTDPQTSVKSEVSNANILQNADKPELGVSQSNLPQGTESQQPPTKHINLADYSLPQRKVLSNVSTPSSAVQELLLQEPEPLTGSIGQTESQKPSGSILAPSERRSVICDVSPNRRSTPERDRECDREREREKSQSGASVIQQPFSSPVAAANDLSKKEAGEKQVVKIETASKEAGQDAVNLQTDRHGRGGANEADMEYHPKSVHPSVVMNADPYRRGSVDMSPLPSHPLSTNPLSSPSRHQAYLHSVDLSAGSGGSFPGYRYGDTREGNIMPRTNPHFPSHHPYHNLPHLAQSTNKLQMYPHPRGLPHHPHEMSDWVKAMSRPSKEMMMQPVLSPGRHKVSQAEQRLRMISQPDMAGEQHATKTSLHHQSTYFDMKMWESTHPGREGPRMMEGDSYYRTQPPPPPPPPPPPPPAPVASHGPALQQLTHGQNAAEAEVSRGASEEAKHPCPPPPPCSTKPLADVTSAPPSVRQTKAGGSGDTNPLILRRRVRSFISPIPAKRQLQDASQQRAATNSHHSPGALSEFSHHNEEDSSSDVPCPRLSSPMPGENTYSQPLSPSSGNTKVVPQRKGRGLKLEAIVQKITPNIKKPAGHAEDESNHYAGFSHSEIPPFNDSQDQDLAHFPRVAVGSDSYMDESHSLNNLIPFRGVDETGPLPPSAFPCDPQALKQKDFDFGLGAAVASASDDKEDFALLGPLPPPPPLPRPVQGSPPPSSSALSDIQHFTNTYQQLETRRGEQSAANLLRQKLQESGMGFDDYPGSDYYGTTPPHHGQGHMLNRHQMSSGRSSLSPQDSKLQDSSVPKGYFPSGKKKGRPVGSVNKQKRAQNQAQTPAQAQPQVQTQNTTLSAISAPPTLDTAADPTPQTEQTTSSTPDPPAPPLSDNDISPPLAPPILTQVVKVDVESEDTQPETEVKPVRRRRRGVKNEDESQEARGRQRRRRRGAAAAAAAPSLAKDDPETHLGAGGSPGTNRVFLDPNRKGLFVPHIHVENKVPEIGAVCTIVNAEEEKMKGERSAVGGKAGGSGIDSLLTSALSSQLSRRDRESEKRKTDEVETALQSGKALPSSGYVVSGPVITETNHSGRLLCCLCQKWANYKHLGDLYGPFYPADYAAKLPKNQPQVRQCQATTGPNKTGPNSDTSTVQDPQTQQEAQFTKPSVESDYAISLDSNPTCLSTPIRTASPAGREEMMMHVAGELSNTASSYSSSTTTTSKTTYLTWDMNLDIRPIPELKREPDLEIDQQRAPQQLQLPTDEAQQRPQHRKLTSHPRFKRRHKSSEDSPRMVPSNSKASLPFQPPPPALDSLGPLAQLAQLPQMPMDPEELWVHEGCIVWTSGVYLVNGRLYGLQEALDGARETSCSYCEMVGSTLGCYSKGCTLRYHYLCAIEADCSLNEDNFSLRCPKHKSTQSIRPAKSVYLEHSERG